The following are encoded in a window of Penicillium oxalicum strain HP7-1 chromosome II, whole genome shotgun sequence genomic DNA:
- a CDS encoding Thymocyte nuclear protein 1 encodes MSDDDTGSPSKQIQKDMSGSFVSKKDTPVTETSPQTGEKRKRGRPRKTPEEPSKSSDEPKRGRGRPRKVLSEAEIAAAAAAAASPGIKRGRGRPRKEPAATTDTPSTEPKKKDGRGRPRKNPVSLQALVAPPSTTPKRGRGRPRKSIPADELAADMDSKNKKPLGEEGTTHEPVRESTPLEDTGRSYWLMKAEPESRLEKGVDVKFSIDDLAAAKEPEPWDGVRNPVARNIMKEMKQGDYAFFYHSNCKVPGVVGIMEIVGEHSIDESAFDPKHPYYDAKSIRSAPKWVVVHVEFRRKFDNPVTLADLKLHAQPGKALENLQTLKQSRLSVSSVTPAQWKYILELAGVDVRTNV; translated from the exons ATGTCAGACGATGACACTGGCAGTCCGTCAAAGCAAATCCAGAAAGACATGTCTGGCTCGTTTGTATCCAAAAAGGATACCCCTGTG ACCGAGACTAGTCCGCagactggagagaagagaaagcgGGGTCGACCACGCAAGACACCGGAGGAACCATCTAAATCGTCCGATGAACCAAAGCGCGGACGTGGACGTCCACGAAAAGTCCTCTCTGAAGCAGAAATCGCAGcagccgcggcggcggctgCATCGCCCGGGATCAAGCGAGGGCGTGGACGCCCTCGCAAGGAACCAG CCGCAACAACCGATACACCCTCTACGGAACCTAAGAAGAAAGACGGCCGCGGCCGTCCACGCAAAAATCCAG TCTCTTTGCAAGCACTAGTAGCACCTCCATCCACGACTCCGAAAAGAGGTCGCGGACGTCCTCGCAAGAGCATACCCGCCGATGAACTTGCCGCAGACATGGAttccaagaacaagaagccattgggggaagaagggacAACACATGAGCCTGTTCGTGAAAGCACGCCTCTAGAAGATACCGGTCGCTCGTATTGGCTGATGAAGGCAGAGCCCGAATCTCGTCTAGAGAAGGGGGTCGATGTCAAGTTCTCGATCGATGATCTGGCTGCGGCGAAGGAACCGGAACCGTGGGATG GCGTTCGGAACCCTGTTG CCCGTAACATCATGAAAGAGATGAAGCAGGGAGACTATGCCTTTTTTTACCACTCCAACTGCAAAGTACCCGGGGTGGTTGGGATAATGGAGATTGTGGGAGAACATTCCATTGATG AGTCTGCATTTGATCCCAAGCATCCATATTACGACGCCAAATCCATACGCTCTGCTCCCAAGTGGGTGGTAGTGCATGTGGAGTTCCGACGGAAATTTGACAACCCAGTGACTTTGGCCGATCTCAAACTTCATGCCCAGCCTGGCAAGGCACTGGAAAACCTCCAGACTTTGAAGCAATCCCGACTGAGTGTCTCTTCGGTCACTCCAGCACAGTGGAAGTATATTCTCGAATTGGCGGGAGTAGACGTTCGAACCAATGTTTAG